The Leeia aquatica genome has a window encoding:
- a CDS encoding peptidylprolyl isomerase encodes MPQATARHILVNSEAQCLELKAQIEGGADFAELARQHSSCPSGRQGGDLGRFGPGMMVPEFDRVVFSADVGTVQGPVKTQFGYHLLEVTSRS; translated from the coding sequence ATGCCTCAAGCCACCGCCCGCCACATCTTGGTCAACAGCGAAGCCCAATGTCTGGAGCTCAAGGCTCAGATCGAAGGCGGCGCTGATTTCGCCGAGCTGGCCCGCCAGCACTCCAGCTGCCCGTCCGGCCGTCAGGGCGGCGATCTGGGCCGTTTTGGCCCGGGCATGATGGTGCCGGAATTTGACCGCGTGGTGTTCAGCGCCGATGTCGGTACCGTGCAGGGTCCGGTCAAGACCCAGTTCGGTTACCACCTGCTGGAAGTGACCAGCCGCAGCTAA
- a CDS encoding AMP-binding protein — translation MEKVWLQHYPAGIPAEIDMGEFSSLADLFEQSVKKYSSRPAFHNMGKSLTYAELDELSARFASYLQNELGLQKGDRVAVMMPNVLQYPIAMYGILRAGLTVVNVNPLYTPRELEHQLNDSGAHTIVIVENFCKTLQTVIKTTPVKHVIVTALGDMLPAPKSWLVNFVVRHIKKLVPEWHIHNMVDFRNALKLGARKPYRPAELGHEDIAYLQYTGGTTGVSKGAVLTHGNIVANLQQASAWLAPFANPDGEIIITALPLYHIFSLTANCLTFCKLGGCNVLITNPRDMPGFIKELKKHKFTAMSGVNTLFNGLLNRPEFKEVDFSKLKITLGGGMATQRAVAERWKAVTGCSLIEAYGLTETSPAAVINPLNLAEYNGYIGVPIPSTDVELRDDNGQPVGFDTPGELCIKGPQVMRGYWNRPEETAKVLDERGYVATGDVAVMTPDGFLKIVDRKKDMILVSGFNVYPNEIEDVLAQHPGILEVAAIGAQDEHSGEVVMVCIVKKDPNLDEAEVLKFAHKYLTGYKIPKRVRFLTELPKTNVGKILRRELREQMKKAG, via the coding sequence GTGGAAAAAGTCTGGCTGCAGCACTATCCGGCGGGCATTCCCGCTGAAATCGACATGGGCGAGTTCAGCTCGCTGGCCGACCTGTTTGAGCAGTCGGTCAAGAAATACAGCAGTCGCCCCGCATTTCACAATATGGGCAAAAGTCTGACCTATGCGGAGCTGGATGAGCTCTCCGCCCGCTTTGCTTCCTACCTGCAGAACGAGCTGGGCTTGCAAAAGGGTGATCGCGTCGCGGTGATGATGCCCAATGTGCTGCAGTACCCGATTGCCATGTACGGCATCCTGCGTGCCGGCCTGACGGTGGTCAACGTCAACCCCTTGTATACCCCGCGCGAGCTGGAACATCAGCTGAACGACTCGGGTGCACACACCATCGTCATTGTGGAAAACTTCTGCAAGACCTTGCAGACGGTGATCAAGACCACCCCCGTCAAGCACGTGATTGTCACTGCACTGGGCGATATGCTGCCGGCCCCCAAGTCCTGGCTGGTCAATTTCGTGGTCCGCCACATCAAGAAGCTGGTGCCGGAGTGGCACATCCATAACATGGTGGATTTCCGCAATGCGCTCAAGTTAGGTGCGCGCAAGCCATACCGCCCGGCCGAATTGGGCCATGAAGACATTGCCTACCTGCAATATACCGGCGGTACCACAGGCGTCTCCAAAGGCGCGGTGCTGACCCACGGCAATATCGTGGCCAACCTGCAGCAGGCCAGTGCCTGGCTGGCGCCGTTTGCCAACCCGGACGGTGAGATCATCATTACCGCCCTGCCGCTGTACCATATCTTCTCCTTGACCGCCAATTGCCTGACCTTCTGCAAATTGGGCGGTTGCAATGTGCTGATTACCAATCCCCGCGACATGCCGGGCTTCATCAAGGAGCTGAAAAAGCACAAGTTCACCGCCATGTCTGGCGTCAACACCCTGTTCAACGGCTTGCTCAATCGGCCTGAGTTCAAGGAAGTGGATTTCAGCAAGCTCAAAATCACGCTGGGTGGTGGCATGGCCACTCAGCGCGCCGTTGCTGAACGCTGGAAAGCGGTGACCGGCTGCTCACTGATCGAAGCCTATGGGCTGACCGAAACCTCGCCCGCCGCGGTGATCAACCCGCTGAATCTGGCAGAATACAACGGCTATATCGGTGTGCCGATCCCGTCTACCGACGTTGAATTGCGCGATGACAATGGCCAGCCGGTGGGTTTCGACACCCCGGGTGAACTGTGTATCAAGGGCCCGCAAGTGATGCGCGGCTACTGGAATCGACCGGAAGAAACCGCCAAGGTGCTGGATGAACGGGGCTATGTGGCGACCGGCGATGTGGCGGTGATGACGCCGGATGGCTTCCTGAAGATTGTGGACCGCAAGAAAGACATGATTCTGGTCTCCGGTTTCAATGTCTACCCGAACGAGATCGAAGATGTGCTGGCGCAGCATCCCGGCATTCTGGAGGTGGCCGCGATCGGGGCGCAGGATGAACACTCCGGCGAAGTGGTGATGGTCTGCATCGTCAAGAAAGACCCGAATCTGGATGAGGCCGAAGTGCTCAAGTTCGCTCACAAATACCTCACCGGCTACAAGATTCCCAAGCGGGTCCGCTTCCTCACCGAGCTGCCGAAAACCAATGTCGGCAAGATCCTGCGCCGAGAATTGCGTGAGCAGATGAAAAAGGCGGGCTGA
- a CDS encoding glycosyltransferase, which produces MKPLPALDGCHQVNLSTEFGGGEVYTRSCVEALAQLGIKTRLYIHPQATFWRSLIGDMAECVPIPELGELTAALPAEGAWVLCHGALPIEVTLRLGQRHYMTAISHMPRYLRDSSAYRVYDTVFGVSRYVVDGLQAASVPVYPEPLLGVAAPAAGRSASLAPIRQRSRYQWDQRKGRDRMLGWLARLRPNWGEAPVYEKRPGLTLGIVSRITTIKQFPQLFAAIVPALLARPEVNIEIFGSGGYASVRDLQRVLRPLGTRVRWWGHQSDVVRVYQGLDYLMSGLPEKEALGLNLIEAQAMGVPVLAVQAPPFTETVIHGETGWLYTDPRIDGGASFGAMLDALRSQQWPHLQPEKSSQFAVFTMAAFVERWRGVLQHLPAWVMHKECHVVD; this is translated from the coding sequence ATGAAACCCTTGCCTGCACTGGATGGGTGCCATCAAGTTAACCTGAGTACCGAATTTGGTGGTGGGGAGGTGTATACACGCAGTTGTGTTGAAGCCCTCGCTCAGCTAGGCATCAAGACCCGCCTCTACATACATCCCCAAGCTACGTTTTGGCGTTCTCTGATCGGTGACATGGCTGAGTGCGTTCCGATCCCAGAGTTGGGGGAGTTGACTGCAGCATTGCCCGCGGAGGGTGCCTGGGTGTTGTGCCATGGTGCGTTACCGATCGAGGTGACACTCAGACTGGGTCAGCGTCATTACATGACGGCGATCTCCCATATGCCCAGGTACCTCCGAGACTCGTCTGCTTATCGCGTATATGACACAGTTTTTGGGGTCTCGCGTTACGTGGTGGATGGTTTGCAGGCTGCATCGGTACCCGTTTACCCTGAGCCATTGCTGGGTGTGGCCGCCCCTGCCGCCGGGCGTAGCGCCAGCCTGGCACCGATTCGGCAAAGAAGTCGCTACCAGTGGGATCAGCGCAAGGGGCGTGATCGAATGCTTGGGTGGCTTGCCCGTCTGCGCCCTAACTGGGGGGAAGCCCCTGTCTATGAGAAGCGACCGGGTTTGACCTTGGGGATTGTGTCGCGTATTACGACCATCAAGCAATTTCCACAGTTGTTTGCGGCGATAGTGCCTGCCTTGCTGGCTCGTCCCGAGGTTAATATTGAAATTTTTGGCTCAGGTGGCTATGCCTCGGTACGTGATTTGCAGCGAGTACTGCGGCCACTTGGGACGCGTGTTCGTTGGTGGGGGCATCAGTCTGATGTGGTCCGCGTGTATCAGGGACTGGACTATCTGATGTCGGGCCTGCCGGAAAAAGAAGCCCTCGGCTTAAACCTGATCGAGGCTCAGGCCATGGGGGTGCCGGTATTGGCGGTACAAGCCCCACCGTTCACCGAAACCGTTATTCATGGTGAAACGGGCTGGTTATACACCGACCCCAGGATTGATGGGGGCGCCTCTTTTGGTGCCATGCTGGATGCCTTGAGATCTCAACAGTGGCCGCACCTGCAGCCGGAAAAGTCATCACAGTTTGCGGTCTTCACCATGGCAGCATTTGTGGAGCGTTGGCGGGGGGTTTTGCAGCACTTGCCCGCATGGGTGATGCATAAGGAGTGTCATGTTGTTGACTGA
- a CDS encoding glycosyltransferase family 4 protein, protein MQYVPHGAIPDTRGFAPAIVAQELALHLPGYKHVLVSAREGLQARASWNQWPVYRFESSRLYTRVFWKWFRFNPWPLERRLAAIARKVRPDILHVHQLEFDVASFRKWLGWNLPCVVHAHVRTQRPQAIPANAYIAVSGYVRKELVDKGFDPHLVHVIHNGVNPEVFHAADVPQKMALRLALGLPVDRPIIFFFGRKQHVKGYDICLNVIEQLSAEEYRPLMVTIGPLPPGTERELGYAERQLQCDRLIQCGALLDLPARPHAELAQYLAAADMVLLPTRHEPQGMVVLEAMAMGCAVLAGATGGVLESITDDVNGGLLSADAPLEHWVSAVRYWLQNPAHRQRLGAAAAQTVKQQFEWQHAADKLDRLYQTLLKC, encoded by the coding sequence ATGCAGTATGTACCCCATGGTGCCATTCCGGACACACGGGGTTTTGCACCGGCCATCGTGGCGCAGGAACTGGCCTTGCATTTGCCTGGCTATAAGCATGTGCTGGTGAGTGCCCGCGAAGGACTGCAGGCGCGAGCATCATGGAATCAGTGGCCGGTGTATCGTTTTGAGTCGTCACGGTTATATACCCGCGTATTCTGGAAATGGTTTCGTTTTAATCCCTGGCCACTTGAGCGTCGATTGGCGGCAATTGCGCGTAAGGTCAGGCCGGACATTCTGCATGTCCATCAGCTTGAATTCGATGTGGCGAGCTTCAGGAAATGGCTCGGATGGAATTTACCGTGCGTTGTGCACGCGCATGTTCGGACGCAACGGCCGCAGGCGATACCAGCAAACGCATATATCGCCGTATCGGGCTATGTTCGAAAAGAACTGGTAGACAAAGGTTTTGACCCACATCTGGTACACGTCATTCACAATGGCGTCAATCCTGAGGTATTTCACGCCGCTGACGTGCCACAGAAGATGGCGCTTCGGCTGGCATTAGGTTTGCCGGTCGACCGTCCGATTATTTTTTTCTTCGGGCGCAAGCAGCATGTCAAGGGTTACGACATTTGCCTGAATGTCATCGAGCAGCTGAGTGCGGAGGAGTACAGGCCACTCATGGTGACGATTGGGCCACTTCCGCCAGGTACGGAACGAGAGCTTGGCTATGCCGAGCGCCAGCTGCAATGTGACCGCTTGATTCAATGTGGAGCATTATTAGACTTGCCGGCCAGGCCCCACGCTGAACTGGCGCAGTATCTGGCCGCAGCAGATATGGTCTTGCTGCCAACCCGGCATGAGCCGCAAGGTATGGTGGTACTTGAAGCCATGGCGATGGGGTGTGCCGTATTGGCGGGCGCAACAGGGGGGGTCCTGGAGTCCATTACCGATGATGTCAATGGTGGCCTGCTGTCAGCGGATGCTCCGCTTGAGCACTGGGTTTCGGCAGTGCGTTACTGGCTGCAAAACCCGGCCCACAGGCAGCGATTAGGTGCAGCTGCAGCTCAGACCGTGAAACAGCAGTTTGAGTGGCAACATGCTGCGGACAAGCTGGATCGGCTTTATCAAACTTTGTTGAAATGTTAG
- a CDS encoding glycosyltransferase family 4 protein encodes MSSRRLHIVHTEASCGWGGQEIRILTEAAGLIERGHRVELLCPQEATIYQAAAGYGVPVTALPIGRKNLRGLWAMRQWLRQHGHRVDVLNTHSSTDSWLVALANCTLSHPAPVVRTRHVSSPINTKRSTFWLYQSAVQHLVVTGQPLLEQLVQQNGFAAESMTSIPTGIDLSRFTPGVKAEAREVLGIPEGRWLGILATLRDWKGHEYLFEALAQLQSSFPELRLLVIGDGPYRDRLDARLERMALGDRVWFVGQQANPERWLQALDLFVLPSYGDEGVSQAVMQAMACRLPVITTPIGGMADAVQHEHNGIMVPPKNSEALAGAIRDLLLHPERCEQLATQAHQDAQARFGRDVMLNRMEAVFQRFARKVG; translated from the coding sequence GTGAGTTCGCGACGTTTACATATTGTGCATACCGAAGCCTCATGTGGCTGGGGTGGTCAAGAGATTCGTATCCTGACCGAAGCCGCCGGGCTGATCGAACGAGGCCATCGGGTGGAGTTGCTGTGCCCGCAGGAGGCAACCATTTACCAGGCTGCTGCGGGGTATGGTGTCCCGGTGACCGCGCTGCCTATTGGTCGCAAGAACCTGCGCGGCTTGTGGGCGATGCGTCAATGGTTGCGCCAACACGGCCATCGAGTGGATGTCCTCAATACGCATAGCTCTACGGATTCTTGGCTGGTTGCATTAGCCAATTGCACGCTGTCACACCCGGCCCCAGTGGTGCGTACCCGGCATGTCTCTTCGCCGATCAACACCAAGCGCAGTACTTTCTGGCTTTATCAGTCGGCAGTGCAGCATTTGGTGGTGACCGGTCAGCCCTTGTTGGAACAGTTGGTCCAGCAGAACGGTTTTGCAGCGGAAAGCATGACATCGATTCCGACCGGGATTGATCTGTCACGTTTTACCCCCGGCGTCAAAGCGGAAGCACGTGAGGTACTGGGGATACCGGAAGGCCGGTGGTTGGGTATTTTGGCAACCCTGCGTGACTGGAAGGGGCATGAGTACCTGTTTGAGGCTTTGGCGCAGTTGCAATCCTCTTTTCCGGAGCTGCGGTTACTGGTGATCGGAGATGGGCCGTACCGGGATCGACTGGATGCACGCCTTGAGCGCATGGCTTTGGGGGACCGGGTCTGGTTTGTGGGGCAGCAAGCCAATCCTGAGCGTTGGTTGCAGGCTTTGGACTTGTTCGTCTTGCCGTCGTATGGGGACGAGGGTGTTTCCCAGGCGGTCATGCAGGCCATGGCATGCCGATTACCGGTGATCACCACCCCGATTGGCGGTATGGCCGATGCCGTGCAACACGAGCACAACGGCATCATGGTTCCCCCCAAGAACAGCGAGGCGCTGGCTGGGGCAATCCGCGACTTGTTGTTGCACCCGGAGCGCTGCGAGCAACTGGCGACACAGGCGCATCAGGATGCGCAGGCACGTTTTGGACGAGATGTGATGCTGAACCGGATGGAAGCCGTTTTTCAGCGTTTCGCTCGTAAGGTGGGTTGA
- a CDS encoding glycosyltransferase produces the protein MSMPDLSIVMPAYNVAAYIDESLRSILSDTELSCEVLVIDDGSTDDTARIVQDWMQRDARIRLVQQSNKGHFAARNHALSLIQGRFLAFVDPDDYLVAGEMAPLLQKMVQDQLDVLGFNGCYLQEGVAPAPIFVGMSADQVQAGGDWLIAAIHSRRFKHYMWLYIYRVEFLREQGIRFVEERARQDIVWTTQVLSAAKRFCHIDQQIYVYRLHAQSISKVKTPAHRAMLARCYMRVVEELHQHLLANMASTALCDALRWQLANEGLGIYHEIHYLPKLWQRCVLYRELRRRKIDRLIQQHAVTGRQRWRARKRGLRAMLASWLPVPALGQQQWQ, from the coding sequence ATGTCAATGCCTGACTTGTCTATCGTCATGCCGGCCTATAATGTGGCCGCCTATATTGACGAAAGCTTGCGGAGCATCCTGTCAGACACCGAGCTGTCTTGCGAGGTTCTGGTGATCGATGATGGTTCTACGGATGATACAGCCCGCATCGTGCAAGATTGGATGCAGCGCGACGCACGTATCCGCTTGGTGCAGCAGTCCAATAAGGGGCATTTTGCCGCCCGGAACCATGCGCTTTCCCTGATTCAAGGGCGTTTCCTGGCGTTTGTGGACCCAGATGATTATCTGGTAGCGGGAGAGATGGCACCCCTGCTACAAAAAATGGTTCAGGATCAGCTGGATGTGCTGGGCTTCAATGGCTGTTACTTGCAAGAAGGCGTAGCACCTGCCCCCATCTTTGTGGGCATGTCTGCCGATCAAGTGCAGGCGGGGGGCGATTGGTTGATTGCGGCGATCCATAGCCGGCGGTTCAAGCATTACATGTGGCTATATATTTATCGGGTTGAGTTTTTGCGGGAGCAGGGTATCCGGTTTGTTGAGGAGCGAGCGCGACAGGATATCGTATGGACTACCCAAGTGTTGTCGGCTGCAAAGCGATTCTGCCATATCGATCAGCAAATTTATGTGTATCGGCTGCATGCCCAGTCCATCTCCAAAGTAAAAACTCCGGCCCATAGGGCTATGCTGGCGCGATGCTATATGCGGGTCGTGGAAGAGCTGCATCAGCATCTATTGGCGAATATGGCCTCTACTGCATTATGTGACGCCCTGCGCTGGCAGTTGGCAAATGAAGGCTTGGGGATCTATCACGAGATTCACTACTTGCCCAAATTGTGGCAGCGGTGTGTGTTATATCGAGAACTCCGCCGTCGGAAGATTGATCGTCTGATTCAGCAGCATGCAGTGACAGGCAGGCAGCGCTGGCGTGCACGAAAGCGAGGGTTGCGCGCGATGTTGGCGAGCTGGCTGCCAGTACCTGCGCTAGGCCAACAACAATGGCAATGA
- a CDS encoding O-antigen ligase family protein, with amino-acid sequence MLLTERARYWGILLGVTILLLVWYLPGTVALRNLTIAVLLLLSLPSWRDIPWKGLRPAWGLLMALSVWMLVQWLGWAFQPEIVIRELKGEWLKALLTALLGLLLASVKRKDGQAMVSPRMIFLIGLSLPAAFAISSLWLYWLYERWLVYPLWISHRTGVSFWTNIQLGLLMADTLAQLSGRPSALRLPVWARVSAFGLLLLTSYVTVTRNGHVATLLICLVGLVIGVWQSTKGIRRLGMFMAGGIALAGLAWNMFHADTRWLKFVDTLPVAWDTEHHKAWIDGVRYPYPLLPGSNQIIEPSAYERLAWAKEAAISVARFPMGVGYDRNAFRRALHVRFPNEPRLPGHSHSGMMDMAIGAGIPGLLLWLAWGTCMIAYGLRLYLRERQSAGLMLAFVVSGFFARSVLDSNVRDHMLEHFMFLSAYLLAWAYAARSTASGGKL; translated from the coding sequence ATGTTGTTGACTGAGCGTGCCCGATATTGGGGAATACTGCTGGGTGTAACCATCCTGTTATTGGTCTGGTATCTGCCCGGGACGGTCGCCTTGCGTAACCTGACCATTGCAGTGCTGTTGCTGTTGTCCCTGCCCTCGTGGCGGGATATCCCCTGGAAAGGCCTTCGGCCTGCATGGGGGCTGCTGATGGCGTTGAGTGTATGGATGCTGGTTCAGTGGCTGGGTTGGGCATTTCAGCCAGAGATCGTGATCAGGGAGCTGAAGGGCGAGTGGCTCAAAGCACTGTTGACAGCGCTGCTGGGCTTATTACTGGCCAGCGTGAAGCGGAAGGATGGTCAGGCCATGGTGTCCCCGCGAATGATCTTTCTCATCGGCCTCAGTCTGCCGGCAGCATTCGCGATCAGCTCATTGTGGCTCTATTGGCTATATGAGCGCTGGCTGGTGTACCCCCTATGGATTTCCCATCGCACAGGCGTCAGCTTCTGGACCAATATTCAGCTGGGCTTATTGATGGCAGATACTTTGGCGCAGCTGTCTGGACGGCCTTCTGCATTACGTTTGCCGGTCTGGGCGCGGGTATCCGCATTTGGACTGCTGCTGTTAACTTCGTATGTAACCGTGACGCGTAATGGTCATGTGGCGACCTTGCTCATCTGTCTGGTTGGGTTGGTCATCGGCGTCTGGCAATCTACCAAAGGCATTCGGCGACTGGGCATGTTCATGGCAGGAGGCATTGCGCTGGCAGGGCTTGCGTGGAATATGTTTCATGCAGACACACGCTGGTTAAAGTTCGTGGACACCTTGCCGGTGGCATGGGATACAGAGCATCACAAGGCCTGGATCGATGGGGTCCGTTATCCATACCCGCTCTTGCCCGGCAGCAATCAGATCATTGAGCCTTCGGCATATGAGCGTCTGGCGTGGGCAAAAGAAGCGGCGATTAGCGTCGCCCGGTTTCCTATGGGCGTCGGTTATGACCGGAACGCATTCCGTCGTGCTTTGCATGTCCGTTTCCCGAATGAGCCCCGCCTGCCTGGGCATAGCCATAGCGGGATGATGGATATGGCTATCGGCGCAGGGATACCCGGGCTGCTGCTTTGGCTGGCTTGGGGGACATGCATGATTGCATATGGACTGCGACTGTATTTACGAGAGCGGCAGTCGGCAGGTTTGATGCTTGCATTCGTGGTGAGTGGATTTTTTGCACGATCGGTGCTGGATAGCAATGTTCGGGACCACATGCTTGAGCATTTCATGTTCCTCAGTGCGTACCTGCTGGCATGGGCATATGCTGCCAGGTCGACAGCATCCGGGGGGAAACTGTGA
- the asnB gene encoding asparagine synthase (glutamine-hydrolyzing), whose product MCGIAGFFGQRRITPEVIEAMLSALGRRGPDARHHVGWLRDGQIAHEGMQHALLHTRLSIRDPRPEADQPMVSHDQQVWVCYNGEVYGWEEDAQALQAQGMPFRTTSDTEYILNAYLAYGFEGMLSRLRGMFALTIVDWRHGRVWLARDRMGLKPLLYYHQDGELAFGSMVRAVLPYLPLSRRVLSSTGIDAYLAHRYIPAPHTIYRDIQRLENGCYLQYELQTGSLQKHVYWQPEPESGSLFEELDVAIRLRTASDRPVGLFLSSGIDSSVIAARLAAQGYQNIQTFTAAFPGSSLDESALAGQIAQTLGMQNQRIVIPSGIKDDFASIVADLDEPFADPSCIPTWYLSRETSQHVKVVLGGDGGDELFAGYKRYRKHLQSAWRRHFVLPWLSPQSGMARRGWVKWRQELSQDWLSAYSLRFSGFSPMQRRSLQSGYDIADHHWRMPANMPASPLMQLLALDQCNYLPEYILRKADLMPMAHGLEARCPLLDHKVVSRVLALPPAQRFTHPAKLALAPAMGTLESLRLFEQKKRGFNPPLAHWLQHDLRSRAQGLPGRLAEQTGGQLSVEATQAVVTASEHDAGWHENLLQLMVLEESLRQLADLQRGPHVNA is encoded by the coding sequence ATGTGCGGGATTGCAGGTTTCTTTGGGCAACGTCGCATCACGCCAGAAGTGATCGAGGCGATGCTGTCTGCGCTAGGCCGGAGGGGGCCAGATGCCAGACACCATGTCGGTTGGCTCCGTGACGGGCAAATCGCCCATGAAGGCATGCAGCATGCTTTGTTGCACACTCGGCTGTCTATCCGTGATCCCCGGCCTGAGGCTGATCAGCCCATGGTCAGTCACGATCAACAGGTGTGGGTGTGTTACAACGGCGAAGTATATGGTTGGGAAGAAGATGCCCAAGCATTACAGGCGCAAGGAATGCCTTTCCGGACAACGTCTGATACGGAGTACATCCTCAATGCGTACTTGGCGTACGGGTTTGAGGGCATGTTATCGCGCTTGCGAGGCATGTTTGCACTGACCATCGTGGATTGGCGCCATGGACGTGTCTGGCTGGCGCGAGACAGGATGGGTCTGAAACCGCTGCTGTATTACCATCAGGATGGTGAGCTGGCCTTCGGTTCAATGGTCCGCGCCGTATTGCCATACCTGCCCTTATCCCGGCGTGTCCTGTCCAGCACCGGCATCGATGCGTACCTGGCCCATCGCTATATTCCGGCCCCTCACACCATTTACCGCGACATCCAACGGCTGGAGAATGGGTGTTACCTCCAGTACGAGCTTCAAACAGGAAGTCTGCAAAAGCATGTGTATTGGCAGCCCGAGCCGGAATCAGGCTCTTTGTTCGAAGAGCTGGATGTGGCTATTCGATTGCGAACGGCATCTGATCGGCCAGTGGGCCTTTTCCTGTCCAGTGGTATAGACTCTTCTGTGATTGCAGCACGCCTTGCTGCGCAGGGCTACCAGAATATTCAGACTTTTACAGCGGCCTTTCCCGGGTCTTCGCTGGACGAAAGTGCCTTGGCAGGGCAAATAGCCCAGACCTTGGGCATGCAGAATCAGCGCATTGTGATCCCCAGCGGGATCAAGGACGACTTTGCTTCTATTGTGGCAGATCTGGATGAGCCATTTGCTGATCCTTCCTGCATCCCTACATGGTATCTCTCACGGGAGACCAGCCAGCACGTGAAAGTGGTCCTGGGTGGGGATGGTGGGGATGAGCTATTTGCGGGATATAAACGCTATCGCAAGCATCTGCAAAGCGCCTGGCGTCGGCATTTTGTTTTGCCATGGCTTAGTCCACAGTCTGGCATGGCAAGACGAGGCTGGGTCAAGTGGCGTCAGGAGCTCTCACAAGACTGGTTAAGCGCGTATTCCCTGCGGTTTTCCGGTTTTTCGCCAATGCAGCGGCGTAGTTTGCAGTCTGGATACGATATTGCCGACCACCACTGGCGAATGCCTGCAAACATGCCAGCGTCACCACTGATGCAACTGTTGGCACTGGATCAATGTAACTATCTTCCGGAGTATATCTTGCGGAAGGCAGACCTGATGCCGATGGCCCATGGGCTGGAGGCTCGTTGTCCACTACTGGACCACAAAGTGGTCAGCCGTGTTTTGGCGCTGCCTCCTGCACAGCGGTTTACACACCCTGCCAAACTTGCTTTGGCGCCAGCCATGGGCACGCTGGAGTCACTCAGGCTGTTTGAGCAGAAGAAGCGCGGATTTAACCCACCGTTGGCACATTGGCTGCAGCATGATTTGCGGTCGCGAGCACAGGGCTTGCCTGGGCGTTTGGCCGAGCAGACAGGAGGGCAATTGTCTGTAGAGGCGACGCAAGCGGTTGTAACGGCCAGCGAGCATGATGCAGGCTGGCATGAAAACCTGTTGCAGTTAATGGTCCTGGAAGAAAGCCTCCGTCAACTGGCTGATTTGCAAAGGGGGCCACATGTCAATGCCTGA
- a CDS encoding glycosyltransferase family 9 protein, whose protein sequence is MQIDPVIQSILVIRRDNIGDLVCTTPLIAALRKHFPVARIDALVNSYNLPVLAENPYLDHVFAYTKAKHRQPGESVVGVYWRRWRMMQSLRKTSYDLAIIASTRQTARPLALARQVKAKHILGFTEEGKPGQQHIALQVPYVQRAGLHLVEELAELLIPLGITGAIPALTVCATEAAHQQAQSRLATLPPAPLTLAIHISSRKPPQRWPAVQFIELMRGLHARHQVRFMLFWSPGDEHNPHHPGDDRKAAEIMAAVADLPVLAYPTEALSELIGGLSVCDAMICSDGGAMHVGAGLGKPIVCFFGNSDATVWRPWGVPYRLLQKPSRDVKDIAADEALAAFTELLPEIKRGSML, encoded by the coding sequence ATGCAGATTGACCCTGTTATTCAGTCCATACTGGTCATTCGACGCGACAATATTGGCGACCTGGTATGTACCACTCCGTTGATTGCGGCGCTTAGAAAGCACTTCCCTGTGGCACGAATTGATGCACTGGTAAATAGCTATAACTTGCCTGTACTTGCCGAAAATCCTTATCTGGACCACGTGTTTGCCTATACCAAGGCCAAGCACAGGCAACCGGGTGAGTCTGTGGTGGGCGTGTATTGGCGCCGCTGGCGCATGATGCAGTCACTAAGAAAAACGAGCTATGACCTGGCTATTATTGCTAGTACCCGTCAGACAGCACGGCCTTTGGCTCTGGCCCGGCAAGTCAAGGCCAAACATATTCTGGGCTTCACTGAGGAGGGTAAACCCGGGCAACAGCACATTGCACTTCAGGTGCCCTATGTGCAGCGGGCAGGCTTGCACTTAGTTGAAGAGTTAGCGGAATTACTGATTCCACTAGGGATTACTGGGGCCATCCCAGCGTTAACGGTTTGTGCAACAGAGGCAGCGCATCAGCAAGCCCAATCCCGCCTCGCCACCCTGCCGCCTGCGCCATTGACCCTGGCGATCCACATCTCGTCGCGTAAGCCGCCACAGCGTTGGCCCGCAGTGCAGTTTATTGAATTGATGCGTGGCTTGCATGCGCGCCATCAGGTGCGTTTTATGTTGTTCTGGTCGCCGGGTGATGAGCACAATCCGCACCATCCGGGAGATGACCGCAAAGCGGCGGAGATCATGGCGGCGGTGGCGGATCTGCCGGTGCTGGCCTATCCCACCGAGGCCTTGTCCGAGTTGATTGGTGGTTTGTCGGTGTGTGATGCCATGATCTGCAGTGATGGCGGGGCCATGCATGTCGGGGCGGGGCTGGGCAAGCCAATCGTGTGCTTCTTTGGCAATTCGGATGCCACGGTCTGGCGGCCGTGGGGTGTGCCTTACCGCTTGCTGCAAAAGCCATCGCGCGATGTGAAGGATATTGCGGCAGATGAGGCGCTGGCGGCCTTCACCGAACTCCTGCCTGAGATCAAAAGGGGTTCGATGTTGTGA